The following are encoded together in the Plasmodium brasilianum strain Bolivian I chromosome 10, whole genome shotgun sequence genome:
- a CDS encoding NLI interacting factor-like phosphatase, whose amino-acid sequence MKKRKLERCIYQILNRLKIYVNIWIKIKNVIKYVVGHLTLRKKFNVKTYRKRRICPSMTLVLDLDETLIYCTKKKKYNHQKEVDVLINGKYFSLYVCKRPYIDLFFSVLYPFYEIIIFTTAIKSYADTVLNIVDVDHYIDKKFYREDCFEMNKKVYIKNLVNIKKEISKIVLIDDSDLSGLKYPENFFPIKKWRGDLNDTELLDIIPFFLNLRKVRDIRSICSFRLKTQNEISKMLSTAPFKQVKYLTEENSKTLYTHSLAFQAINYLKIFMNKFRYASSKKQWNELGKKVNSKLKSYPYSLSKLKGSSDDEQKKKQRKKKYTQEITTHLTGQ is encoded by the coding sequence atgaaaaagagaaaattagAAAGATGTATTTATCAAATATTAAACAGATTAAAAAtctatgtaaatatatggataaaaataaaaaatgtaataaaatacgTCGTAGGACATCTTAcgttaaggaaaaaatttaatgttaAAACCTATAGAAAAAGACGAATATGCCCATCTATGACTTTAGTTCTTGATTTAGACgaaacattaatatattgtactaaaaaaaaaaaatataatcatcAAAAAGAAGTGGACGTATtaataaatggaaaatatttttctttatatgtatgtaagagGCCATAtatagatttatttttttctgttctttatccattttatgaaattataatatttactaCAGCAATAAAGTCATATGCTGATACAGTTCTCAATATAGTGGATGTTGATCATTACATtgacaaaaaattttacagaGAAGATTGCTTtgaaatgaacaaaaaagtttatataaaaaatttagtaaatattaaaaaagaaatttcgaaaattgttttaattgATGATTCAGATTTATCAGGTTTAAAATACCCAGAAAACTTTTTCCCAATCAAAAAATGGAGAGGGGATTTAAATGATACTGAATTGTTAGatataattcctttttttttaaatttaagaaaagTACGTGATATAAGATCAATATGTTCTTTTAGGTTAAAAACACAAAATGAAATTTCCAAAATGCTGAGTACAGCACCATTTAAAcaagtaaaatatttgacTGAAGAAAATTCCAAAACTTTATATACGCATTCATTAGCTTTTCAAgcaattaattatttaaaaatttttatgaacaagttCAGATATGCTAGCTCAAAAAAACAGTGGAATGAGTTgggaaaaaaagtaaatagtAAATTAAAATCCTATCCCTATTCCCTTTCAAAACTTAAGGGATCAAGTGAtgatgaacaaaaaaagaaacaaagaaaaaaaaaatatacacaggAAATAACAACACACTTAACAGGTCAGTGA
- a CDS encoding 40S ribosomal protein S11: MASKKVKTPQPETAVISGPQANEGELVFGVAHIFASFNDTFIHVTDLSGRETLVRITGGMKVKADRDESSPYAAMMAAQDVAARLKELGVSAIHIKLRASGGTKSKTPGPGAQSALRALARSGLKIGRIEDVTPIPTDSTRKKSGRRGRRL; this comes from the exons ATGGCatcaaaaaaagtaaaaacacCTCAGCCGGAAACGGCAGTAATTTCGGGTCCTCAAGCAAATGAAGGAGAACTAGTTTTTGGGGTTGCTCATATTTTTGCTTCATTTAAtgatacatttatacatgtgACAGATTTAAGTGGCAGGGAAACCTTAGTAAGAATAACAG GTGGAATGAAAGTCAAAGCGGATAGAGATGAGTCAAGTCCATACGCTGCTATGATGGCAGCACAGGATGTGGCTGCGCGATTAAAAGAACTAGGTGTTTCAGCTATTCACATAAAATTAAGAGCGTCAGGTGGTACCAAATCAAAGACACCCGGTCCAGGGGCACAGTCAGCGTTAag AGCCTTGGCCCGTTCAGGATTAAAAATTGGGAGGATAGAAGACGTTACACCAATACCAACTGATTCGACGAGAAAAAAGTcaggaagaagaggaagacgtttataa
- a CDS encoding glideosome-associated protein 40 — MEKLNLPEWNDIERYFKDPELLTAEILFVALTLCNVFVMYRLFLDVIPYPIFVTWWQLAQGLLVAYVCGELGREFPKFAYFPKVEINENMLKVLFVPSIFYCLMLVLSNYLLFKTPCIASYPVLVSFTVVFHHLTRFIGCGEEYMPLRWKSIVFLLAAFIIGCFDSKITGKGVIIWALLYALFSAIFRAGFMQKIMHLVDGKGNTLHNNQHLLGVLILPILILLSGEWTVFAHMPYNITLLHTWQTWGCLVTVGTLPFIKNVISNRLVRRTGQGPWRILEIISIIFVFFIGMTYNAPSFKGYLAIICVIIGRCLGAFDVLLNASDYMLAEDERKRKTSKSNYAKSRQGTQASKPFLSGGEHEDDEESSFSSNDSKSYQGSQNYDDKESINSSSQQYSVHKGTTSRMDSSSNQTSNDPMSADESRMGSERKANERGASFHTKSKLSRNYSSKQQEMVDSQA, encoded by the coding sequence ATGGAAAAGCTAAACTTGCCAGAATGGAACGATATCGAAAGATATTTTAAAGACCCGGAGTTGCTTACAgcagaaatattatttgtagCTCTGACCTTATGTAACGTTTTTGTTATGTACAGGTTATTTTTAGATGTTATACCATATCCTATTTTTGTTACATGGTGGCAATTGGCACAAGGGTTATTAGTTGCATATGTGTGTGGAGAGCTGGGTCGTGAATTTCCCAAATTTGCATATTTTCCAAAAGTggaaattaatgaaaatatgttGAAGGTGTTATTTGTACCATCTATTTTTTACTGTTTGATGCTTGTATTGtcgaattatttattatttaaaacacCTTGTATAGCATCTTATCCTGTACTTGTAAGTTTTACTGTTGTCTTTCATCATCTTACTCGTTTTATTGGATGCGGAGAAGAATATATGCCTTTAAGATGGAAAtcaattgtatttttattagctGCATTTATTATTGGCTGTTTTGATTCAAAAATAACAGGAAAAGGAGTTATAATATGGGCAttattatatgcattattTTCAGCAATATTTAGAGCAGGGTTTatgcaaaaaattatgcatttAGTAGATGGAAAGGGAAATACTTTACATAATAATCAGCATTTACTTGGTGTATTAATATTACCAATattgatattattatcaGGAGAATGGACAGTGTTTGCACATATGccatataatattacattattacaTACCTGGCAAACATGGGGTTGTTTAGTAACAGTTGGAACATTACCATTTATAAAGAATGTTATTTCAAATAGATTAGTTAGAAGGACAGGTCAAGGACCATGGAGAATTTTAGAAATTATAtctattatatttgtattttttatcgGTATGACTTATAATGCACCTTCCTTTAAAGGTTACTTAGCTATAATATGTGTAATTATAGGTAGATGCCTTGGAGCATTTGATGTATTATTAAATGCATCAGATTATATGCTTGCAGAAGATGAACGTAAGAGGAAAACATCTAAATCTAATTATGCAAAAAGTAGACAAGGAACACAAGCATCCAAACCATTTTTATCCGGAGGGGAACATGAAGATGATGAAGAAAGTTCTTTTAGTTCTAATGATAGCAAAAGTTACCAAGGCTCACAAAATTATGATGACAAAGAGAGTATAAATAGTAGCTCTCAACAATATAGTGTTCATAAAGGAACAACTAGCAGAATGGATAGTTCATCTAATCAAACAAGTAATGATCCAATGTCCGCTGACGAGAGCAGGATGGGAAGTGAACGCAAAGCAAATGAAAGAGGTGCGAGTTTCCACACCAAGTCCAAGTTGTCCAGAAATTACTCCTCAAAGCAACAAGAAATGGTGGATTCGCAGGCTTGA
- a CDS encoding RAP protein, with the protein MKKLSIKNLGSQIFSFSNVRIKKCNFYSNKKKKNELFINSKSDPNLLNSKEDFDDVQFDDRFAPGFSFDLNIEDKKWKEEEKNEYKKFMKRVQNGNITPSKLYQTEAMENVKEDREMVDQIRDDTEPINQSDFAIDRITENIYITEKREDSEMNPYEHTNSSSKFEAVVHNYYEEKKYDKNINTQKKKDVNKNINDKYIEKQIHHPLCYKKNNATSNKLIEESNHSDLFKFLVNSKEQNIERMKVMINTLKKRKNILLDVEDEYRDKFFSILLSNVERIPYEDLIYTIDILYELNIKNVVRDLSYEVIKMVKNEKITNNKITNNKITNNKITNNKITNDKITNDKITNDKITNDKITNDKITNEMITNEMITNEMITNEMITNEMITNEMITNEMIRNEEDDYQREQRKIKLCLHYVTTLNKCSLYFADFYDFLITKINYMNNNELVIFANECFKHSLRTKHYLDKIVILCVQKVSEFDLHTLQSLYYSFHCFCKEYSNFYNSSLTIMMTNVDKFNIPFYRLLLKIASHFKHEEKYINLIALVSNRLSVHVRNLKEGKEVLTKCSIYKSADLMMTGTGDMQHKEGKLDKGIEDGSYHNFFLEEQRNDGRRGQTNDTANTFVEDSKNTVKMEMVKGREDEEKVEAGGVKEVVETEEAYKGGNAVAEIVHPQQYSSKLMKCKTEEKIFTGSELKEDEKSINEKSIQIIKCLRYLEYSKRNREEVKIVVNDIFELMKENMECIKLLEIEDVVYCIVCFSSYNKRIVLYNNLLDILCERSNELLHAKNISLWAIPIISLSKIAWFHLNYMTYLFDCIKDNYVLNRLNVFQLLKLLSSLVKMNIYDENIYKILIEKLYNDWDTIKKKFIDIATFLWSCAYVNIIYKPLFDSSYKLIINFLEKQSLSKDAIVYKNCFVNITWSLIVANYHKTQNNFDKILNITFLNRDPNDSQAFKRLHQIADACFKEIPKSLINLKCVDNMYKYCMHEKCKILRNDFNIYKKEKDAIKVRNKILNELIQILKNFNISYDVQFEPYNNCPYIIDILLNREMKIGICLFGKEHLMRTLKKSCWDYLNTGFVSLQMRILFAHGWRIIPINAGTWLQLNNDEKRTFLYECFKRHSIQI; encoded by the exons atgaaaaaactcTCCATCAAAAACTTAGGCTCGcaaattttctcttttagtAACGTgcgtataaaaaaatgtaatttttacagtaataaaaaaaaaaaaaatgaactgttcataaaTTCGAAAAGTGATCCTAACCTATTGAACTCGAAGGAAGATTTTGACGATGTACAGTTTGATGATAGATTTGCACCAGGGTTCAGTTTTGACCTGAATATTGAggataaaaaatggaaggaagaggaaaaaaacgaatataaaaagtttatGAAAAGGGTACAAAATGGTAACATCACACCCAGTAAATTATACCAAACTGAAGCGATGGAAAATGTAAAGGAGGACAGAGAAATGGTAGACCAGATAAGGGACGACACAGAACCGATTAACCAGTCAGACTTCGCTATTGACAGAATTACTGAgaacatttatattactgAAAAAAGGGAGGATAGTGAAATGAATCCATATGAACATACTAATAGCTCTAGCAAATTCGAAGCAGTGGTACATAACTACTATGAGGAAAAAAagtatgataaaaatattaacacacagaagaaaaaagatgttaataaaaatataaacgaTAAGTACATAGAAAAACAGATTCATCACCCACtgtgttataaaaaaaacaatgcCACtagtaataaattaattgaaGAATCAAATCATAGCGACCTTTTTAAATTCCTTGTTAATAGCAAGGAACAGAATATTGAACGGATGAAAGTCATGATAAATActcttaaaaaaagaaagaatatattacttGATGTAGAAGATGAATACAGGGATAAGTTCTTCTCTATACTTTTGTCCAATGTGGAAAGAATACCATATGAAgatttaatttatacaatTGATATTTTGTACgagttaaatattaaaaatgtagttAGGGACTTGTCGTATGAAGTgataaaaatggtaaaaaacgAGAAGATAACGAATAACAAGATAACGAATAACAAGATAACGAATAACAAGATAACGAATAACAAGATAACGAATGACAAGATAACGAATGACAAGATAACGAATGACAAGATAACGAATGACAAGATAACGAATGACAAGATAACGAATGAAATGATAACTAATGAAATGATAACTAATGAAATGATAACGAATGAAATGATAACTAATGAAATGATAACGAATGAAATGATAACTAATGAAATGATAAGAAATGAAGAAGACGATTATCAACGTGAGCAACGCAAAATAAAGCTGTGCCTGCATTATGTAACTACATTAAATAAGTGCTCCCTATATTTTGCAgatttttatgattttttaattaccAAAATTAATTACATGAATAATAATGAGTTAGTTATATTTGCCAATGAATGCTTCAAACATAGCTTAAGAACGAAGCATTACCTCGATAAGATTGTAATTCTATGTGTACAGAAGGTAAGCGAGTTCGACCTACATACACTACAATCTCTCTACTATTCATTTCACTGCTTTTGTAAAgaatattcaaatttttataattcctCATTAACTATTATGATGACCAATGTGGACAAATTTAATATACCCTTTTACCGTCtcttattaaaaatagcTAGCCACTTCAAACACGAggaaaagtatataaatttaattgcACTGGTTAGTAACCGGCTAAGTGTGCATGTGCGAAATttaaaagaaggaaaagaagTGCTCACAAAATGCAGTATTTATAAAAGCGCCGATTTAATGATGACTGGAACGGGGGATATGCAACATAAAGAAGGAAAACTTGACAAGGGCATAGAAGATGGGagttatcataattttttcctagAGGAACAACGAAATGACGGTAGAAGGGGGCAGACGAACGATACGGCTAACACATTTGTTGAAGATTCCAAAAATACCGTAAAAATGGAGATGGTCAAAGGTAGAGAAGACGAAGAAAAAGTAGAGGCAGGAGGAGTGAAAGAAGTCGTAGAAACAGAAGAGGCATACAAAGGTGGGAACGCAGTAGCAGAGATCGTGCATCCCCAGCAATATAGCTCGAAACTGATGAAGTGTAAAACGGAGGAGAAAATATTTACGGGCAGTGAACTTAAGGAGGATGAAAAAAGCATTAACGAGAAGAGCattcaaataataaagtGTTTAAGATACTTGGAGTATAGTAAAAGAAACAGGGAAGAAGTGAAAATTGTAGTGAACGATATATTCGAGttaatgaaagaaaatatggaatgtataaaattattagagATAGAAGATGTAGTCTATTGTATTGTTTGTTTCtcttcatataataaaagaatagtattatataacaacttattagatatattatGTGAGAGATCAAATGAATTATTACATGCAAAAAACATTTCTTTATGGGCAATACCAATTATAAGCTTATCAAAAATAGCATGGTTTCATTTGAATTATATGacatatttatttgattGTATAAAAGACAATTATGTATTAAATCGTTTGAATGTTTTTCAACTGCTGAAATTGTTATCATCTCTtgttaaaatgaatatatatgatgaaaatatttacaaaattttaattgaGAAATTGTATAATGATTGGGataccataaaaaaaaaatttattgatatagctacttttttatggtcatgtgcatatgttaatattatatataaaccaTTATTTGATAGTTCCTATAAGttgataataaattttttagaaaaacaATCACTAAGTAAAGATGcaattgtatataaaaattgttttgttaatattactTGGTCATTAATTGTTGCTAATTATCATAAGacacaaaataattttgacaaaattttaaatataacctTTTTAAATAGAGACCCTAATGATTCTCAAGCGTTTAAAAGACTTCATCAAATTGCTGATGCATGTTTTAAGGAAATACCGAAAAgcttaattaatttaaaatgtgtagataacatgtataaatattgcatgcatgaaaaatgtaaaattttgaGAAATgattttaacatatataaaaaggaaaaggatgCTATAAAAgttagaaataaaatattaaatgaattaattcaaatattaaagaatttCAATATTTCTTATGATGTTCAATTCGAGCCATATAATAATTGCCCTTATATAATTGATATCCTTCTTAATAGAGAAATGAAAATTGGCATATGCCTTTTTGGAAAGGAACATTTAATGAGAACTTTGAAAAAATCCTGCTGGGATTACCTCAACACCGGCTTCGTCTCTCTGCAGATGAGAATCCTCTTCGCGCACGGTTGGCGG aTTATCCCTATCAACGCGGGAACGTGGCTTCAACTGAACAATGATGAGAAAAGGACCTTCTTATATGAATGTTTCAAGCGACATTCCATccaaatataa
- a CDS encoding tRNA pseudouridine synthase yields MYVDRQSVVVHFGIKKLSKVKRENKSSMIMSNSADVNIDTNVGANANVDANTETHIQTCSPNREKLTNILIVVDFDGTNYSGWTGVENGSQVYLNAVKNYKSVNRIKKKDEYKFRTVQNTLLNSILKIHGYYETIIPHLDTEPNSLKPFDFIGVSRTDKGVHAKEYICQYISYERKPPCNGNMIQIKRALNSILNKDIKVLGVLNSPCANFNVRYHNFGKIYVYNLDVRVPSQPFERNYAWQLYDDPRFSFLLKKNTNCAGISGTSGTGGSSSNGGCGAQGKSSSKCSIEPNLNFLFDENVDSCECQEVKANRGNCIDSLERLKIENQAEDGLDSILPNKQNCVDNMSSSVNMNECPTVTEKKQMDDQVDNQMDDQVDNQMDDQVDNQMDNQVDNQMDNQVDNQMGNQVDNQMDNQVIDLFNENLKSRYANITHSLNIMNNVEETRLHISCDIDKIKKCSKLFVGYHNFECFRSTLKGTEKLRKINTYCNIHFLDVYKIRNNLYQFVIQGDRFLYHMVRIIIGTLVQIGVGLLKIQDVKDALYSSIPLKVKLCAPSQGLCLSKVLFPPALRSTINASILSN; encoded by the coding sequence ATGTATGTGGACCGTCAGTCTGTGGTAGTACATTttggaataaaaaagttGAGTAAggtaaaaagggaaaataagAGTAGCATGATAATGAGTAATAGTGCGGATGTAAATATTGACACTAATGTAGGCGCGAATGCTAATGTTGACGCTAACACCGAAACGCATATACAAACATGCTCACCAAATAGGGAAAAATTAACGAACATTCTCATAGTTGTTGATTTCGATGGTACAAATTATAGCGGTTGGACAGGAGTAGAAAATGGTAGTcaagtatatttaaatgcagtgaagaattataaaagtgtaaacagaattaaaaaaaaggatgaatataaatttagGACAGTACAGAACACGTTATTGaatagtattttaaaaatacatggGTACTATGAAACTATTATACCTCATTTAGATACTGAACCGAACTCTTTAAAACCATTCGATTTTATAGGAGTAAGTAGAACAGATAAAGGAGTGCATGCAAAAGAATACATATGTCAGTATATATCTTACGAAAGGAAACCACCTTGCAATGGAAATatgatacaaataaaaagagcATTAAAcagtatattaaataaagatattaaaGTTTTAGGAGTACTTAATTCCCCATGTGCTAATTTTAATGTGAGATATCATAATTTTGGCAAAATTTATGTTTACAATTTAGATGTTAGAGTACCTAGTCAGCCATTCGAAAGAAACTATGCCTGGCAGTTGTACGATGATCCTCGGTTTTCCTTTCTACTGAAGAAGAATACGAACTGTGCCGGCATTAGCGGTACTAGTGGTACTGGAGGCAGTAGCAGCAATGGGGGGTGTGGTGCGCAAGGCAAGTCAAGCTCTAAATGTAGTATTGAACCAAATttaaatttcctttttgaTGAAAATGTTGATTCATGTGAGTGTCAAGAGGTAAAGGCAAACAGAGGCAACTGCATTGATTCACTTGAAAGATTAAAGATTGAAAACCAGGCAGAGGATGGATTAGACTCCATATTGccaaacaaacaaaattgCGTAGATAATATGTCAAGTTCTGTCAACATGAATGAATGCCCCACTGTAACGGAGAAGAAACAAATGGATGACCAAGTGGATAACCAAATGGATGACCAAGTGGATAACCAAATGGATGACCAAGTGGATAATCAAATGGACAACCAAGTGGATAATCAAATGGACAACCAAGTGGATAATCAAATGGGCAACCAAGTGGATAATCAAATGGACAACCAAGTAATCGACCtgtttaatgaaaatttaaaaagtagaTATGCCAACATAACGCACAGTCtgaatataatgaataacGTAGAAGAAACAAGGTTGCATATTTCATGCGAtatagataaaattaaaaaatgctCCAAATTGTTTGTGGGTTATCATAATTTTGAATGTTTTCGAAGTACTTTAAAGGGAACTGagaaattaagaaaaattaatacctATTGTAATATACACTTTTTGGATGTATACAAAATacgaaataatttatatcaatTTGTTATTCAAGGAGATAGGTTCTTATATCATATGGTTAGAATAATAATAGGTACTCTTGTTCAAATTGGTGTTGggcttttaaaaattcaggATGTCAAAGATGCGTTATATTCGTCTATACCACTCAAAGTAAAATTATGTGCTCCTTCTCAGGGGCTATGTTTAAGCAAGGTATTGTTTCCCCCTGC